The window agaaataatttcaaaatataatacatatttgTTGAGGGGTCACAAGggataaagtagctgttagaaaccaATACACGCACTGttatctctcaaacagttaaagttaacggcaggtTTGACGGAATAGTGACTTGGGGTTACAATTTGCACGAGAATGCTAAGTTTATGGTGCATATCGTCACGTTTTAAAGTTCGGGTATTAAACTGTATTTGGAGCAAacctaggggttacaaagtgtaattaactcttaatatttttattataaaaggaaaattttaaaaataataattctaagTATGAACTCAAAGCTTTGTGTGCCAAAAGATCAAAcgttaaatatttgaaaataggGAGTAGTAACTGTGCTCTCATGGATATTTAGGAGTATATAACGTTATTAAATTTGATACAACCACCAGAATTGATTTTCGGATGCAAATCCAGACAGATGTGTCTCCGATCAGCTTCCTAATTAATTTTAGTCCAGGCACATTTAATTATTTGCAGCAAGTTGAGATGAGTGTGGAATTAGCATatgattattttcttttattatatatgtttgttaattgttaattgCTAATGACAATAACATAACtttcaaaataatttcaaaaaaagaaaagaaaagaagcacATGATAAGTTATCaattaatgaaatatatttCCCTTCTTTTCATggtacatgtccactttagagaataatatttatttcaaaatatttgccCACTTCAACTTcttgtaaatttatatattcaaaatcaaCTCTCATCTacgtttttctaatttatattaccAAGATCAAACCATATTTTACACACCATATTCAATAAATAActtaatacaattatttattttttttaatcaaattcacttttcttgaaaattgtggttttttgaaaattagcatATAATTTGAAGAGGAAATATATGTTTCTTTAACCGGTTGTGTAGTTAAATATGTCCTATTCTATTAAAATCTCATGTCTCTCCACTTAAAGTTAGGCAATTGTTTTTGAGATTTTTGTTATTCTTTAAATTTAAtgcatgttttgttttttttactgaAAGCTGGGTATTTTATTCATCAAATAAATCCTTTTCAATACCATCTTTAATACTGATAGGCACAGGCCATCTATTCGTCCTACGACCAGCTAATAAATATGATTCCCGACGGGCTACCATGCATGTTTTAGATAAAGGTAGGCAAGAATAATCGGGGAGTATCTTATATCATGCGGCCcctcttttttattatttttatattcttcattttctcttaaACGGAGTAGTATAATTTTAAGGTCATATCCCCACCAAactaatataatttcttttctcttttcttatttaggggtttgcaaatatttttataatgctatatgctatattttataatactaTATGATAGTAGAGTATGAAACACAAGCTTTGGATTTAGATTGAAATCGAGAAAATAGTAATATATTCGGCCCATTAAATAATACTCTATATACTCTAACAAAACAGTATTCAGCCCATCTATTCATGTACCCAATGGGCCAGGTTAGAGTCCATTAAAACCCAACAGTCTGCGCGGATCAATTGAAAAACTCGAGGAAAGCTAGGTTAAGTGAGTATAGTCGGAGATCGTTTCTGAAAAGCACGGAGAAGAAGACCACAACAAATCAATACCCCTAATTTCTCAGCAGGTAATTTATCAACATGTAATctaatctttttaattttttcgaaTAAGCATTGAACATATAACTGTAAATTGAAATGTCTGTTTATGCTTTTCTGCACACCatctgtttgatgaaatgcccgTGAGGTTTTATTCAAGATATTTGGTTCAAATGCATTATGTGCTCGTGTGTTGCTAATGGCCCTATTAATTTGTGTAGACTAGTTTTCTCGATGTATAGTTTTGTGGGAAGTTAAATGTTTAGATTATGTGCTAGAAATCGATGAAGAGGGGATAGGGTTGCTAACTAATTGACACCTGAGAGTTAGAATATTGATTTCTTCAAGCAAGGATTAGGTAGGATTCTCGATACCTACACATTGCACGTTGCGAGCTATTTAAACAGCAGGCTGTAATATTTGAATGGAAATGAAAGCAATAATACTGAAGGCACAACATTATTAAACAGGATGTTATATTTGAGTACTGCATATGCAGCTTATATGTGGAATGCCATTAATGAATAAATCCTGGTAGCTGTACCATATGAACTTTAAGTGTAGTGGCAACTTTAGCAAGCTAAGATAGTATGTGTAGAATTACTATGCTGTAGAATGAaaacttttgtttctttttcagaTTATGGTTTGAAGAAAATTAAGATgatgataataattaattttgtttggaGCTGTTGGTTTTGTTATCCTATGGTTTTCTTTGTGGTTCTAATATCTTACACTTTTATTTTGTTACTCAACTTATTAGATGGTTGATAATATATAGATTGGAATTTCTGGTTGAACATACCATCAAGCTTTAGTCATGGTGGGTTGGCACCGACATCTGCAGTCAATAATTCGACAGGTTGGAAAAAGAGTGGAGCACAATTGCAATGCTTCTGTCAATACTGCTTTTTATCACTCCAAGTCTTCCTTGATATATGGTAGTTTCATCTCACATCCCTTCTGAATTCATATATAAGATAAAGCTTTAACCAAGCATAGTCTTTCTTGTTCTTTATTTTACGACCTTTCTTTaaatgttatatatatcttGCATTTACACACACCagtatatattttctttattatgCATCCGAACACCATTGTTTCGAGAATTGTAATATGTTACTGGATCTTGCAGGAGATTTGCCATGTTTACATAGCCTTCAGGGTCCATCTTCTGCAACCTATTCAAGGCCTTTATATAACTGTTTTCAGCACATGGTAATGATGATGCACGCTGCTTTACATGGCCTGTTTTGGATTTGCATGAATGTATTTATATGGGATATGGCTATAACTCCCAAGTAAAGTTGAAATTGTCATACATGGAAGGAAATTTAAATGACCGCACAATGAGCTCACTTCCTACCATGTATACTCTCCCCATCATTTACTTCCAAATATATTTCTAATGTTtgtttatgatttataattaaaattgtgCAAGGTACCTACTATTGTTGATTTGTATATTATAGATCGGTCTCCCACCATTCCACAAGTATAAGTTGTGTTCAAAATACATAGTCCTCAGCTTAAAGTGTCAGAAATGCCAGATacctatttttgttttaaatttttactaGTACCTAGCTATAACTGTATCCGTTCCAGTTTAGTGGGTGTATGAGATTAATTAAGCACCAAGCAGGTATAATTAGATTATTTTCTATGAGATGCACAAAATGTTACTGTGGGAGTTAATTTTTTCAACGACCTGcaagacttttttttttggctttgAATTTGTTATCTTTATTTTAACAGCTGCTTAAATAAGAGAGTTGTAAATTTCTGTGGCCAAATTACCTTTCTAGACATTTTCTTACTTTCCGTACTTCCACATGCTTGTCTCTTCCTTTGCCCTTTAATATGCTTTATGTATAAGTTGACTTTGTTTTAAGAGATTTTACTATCAAAAGATAATTGTAGGGTACTTTATTAGTTATCAATTGATATTGAATTTGCAATGTATTTGTTATGATATGCAGGGATTCACGAGTTCAAGGATTTTACTTGCAAATTCTTCAGATGAAACACCAATACCTTCTCCACTGACGCCACAGTTGGCATTAACCAGTGGCAAATCTGAATCCCAGGAAGTCGCCACCACCAAACCTTCAAAAGTTCAAGCAGTTCTGAAGAACATAAAACAGGTATAAAAGTGTTTACATGTAGTTACTGCAAGTGGTTTTCAACACTATACAATGAAGTTACCATCgttttcttataatttatttggCTAATGGCGTCATATTTGTTACCAACTCAATATGCTGTATCTTTTTATTTGCACATCTTAAAAGGAAACACAAAAGGTGGAAGTGGTTTAGTGTTATAAATTCAAGTATTGAGGTATGTAAGTGATATAAAACAAACTGCTAGCAAAAAAGAGCATTATGCTCTATCTAATAGCACAGATGAAATAAGCTCTACTCCTCATTAAACTATACTTCTGCATGATAAGCCTTTAGTACTAAAGGAGTGACATCTGTTTGTAAGAAATGAATGAGGTGAGGATGGATGAAGTCAAAGTTATTATGGATATGAAAGTCATAATTTTTTTGGTTCATCCTTTCCATCCGAGAAGTTACAACAAGATGTTGATGTACGCAAGGCAATACGTAATATGTTCTCACGAGCGTGGACATATGGTGAGCCCTGTTGAGTAACACGCTGTTTTCCAACTGTTTTTCGAGCTGGTTTGTTAAATATCACATCGGTTCGAGTTTATATTgagttcaaattatttttagaacTCGAGCCTGATTTGAGCTCATTTTATTAAGTCGAGTTCGAGCTGATATTACCCAAATTGTAGCCCTAATCAGGAGTTGGTATGTACTACTTTggaaagacaaatacaagtatTTCGGGTGAATCAGATCAAAGGAAGGCGACATTGAGAAGGATATTATCCTACATTTCAAGTCATGGCGGGTAAGGTGTAGGGTAGGGCTGCAGGGAACtatgtgaaaaaaaaaagtattgttAAAACTAAAGGGCAAATTCTATATAGAAGGATCAGGATTGTGTCGATGTATGGATCTGAGTATTGAGTaataaagaaggaaaaagaagtGGAAGATGAGGATGTTGAATTGAACACCATGTTGCACCGTGATGGGTATTTCAATACTTGATACTTTTTGCGGACAAATTTGGGAGTCACCTGTATTTCTAGAAAGGTAAAGGATAGGATATCACAATGGTTGGGTCACAATCTTAGGAATGGGCCTCCTTGAGGCTgaagattattattaaaaacatcTTGGTTTGGGGATTGATGCAGAGATATGTGGGATGAGCAATTGAGATTAGACGGGGATGTTAATTTTATTGAGGACATAACCTTTAATAATTGGAGACGTCAAATTAGTGTGATTGATGTCAGTTGGTTGATTTAGTGGCAGGGGGTTTTAGTTTATAGTACAGGGATAATTGGGGGGTTACGAAGGTTTTCTGATAGTTTCTTTTTGCGTTTTCTTTCTTGCATCCTTGTCTAtccataatataataatgcttGATTTGCATGATATTTGCTATTTCTTGTCTCACATGTTTTTTTATTGTTAGTGTAGTATCTTTTTATTGCTTTGTCAAAAACTCAGAGTCTTTGCACAAGTAGCCTCTCTGCTCTTAGGGGTAGCAGTAAGGTCTGTATACATTTTACTCTCTGCATCCCAGAACATTCTTTATATGCATGATACACAGGGTTAATGTTTAGCCTGTGACTTAAAGAAGCTTCTGGGATGTAGATATTTGGTCAGGCCTAAAGCAAACTTTTTCACTGAAGATGTGCAGCTAAAGTGCCATACTTGCATGTTCATAAATGTGTCGAGTTAAACTATACAGTGTCCATCTATGTCTAGTAGGTCTtataaatattcatattctGTTATCTGTATATATTCAAACCTTCTTTAGCTTTATGCCTACTCCTGCTGctatataataaattacattttttcCCAGCCAAGAAGATGAAGTGATTATGGTCAATGGACTTCTGTTTTGTAAATAAGTTTCAGTTATTGATGACTTGATGGTAGAGCATGTGCATGCAAAGGTTTTTGGCTAAAAAAGGATTTCTTTGTGTTCTTCGCAGTGTTTGCTTTGATTCCTGTAATCTGTATATTCAAACAAAAGTGAAATTTAAGTTCCTATATGTAAGTATATTTTTGTTCCAGCCTTGTAATCTTTTTGTCACTTGATGATTTCAGAGTCCTAAGAAGGTGAATCTTGTAGCTGCATTGGTCAGGGGAATGCGTGTTGAAGATGCATTGCTGCAATTGCAAGTCACTGTAAAGCGAGCTTCAAAAACAGTATATCAGGTGACTAGACTACTTAAGTTTTGATTTTGCTAAACTTTATACACCTCTCCAAAAGTTCTTATCGTAATTTTGGATTCCCTTTAACTGCAAGCCTAATAGCCTATCAGGTGTACCAAGACCAGTCACATGAGCAGTACAcaacaaattaataatcttaTAAACCACATAAGATTCTACTTGAAATTCAAAGAAGTGATCTTAGAGCTCGCTTACACCAGTTAAACCATCAATGGGAACTTTGCAGAGACAATAATCCAAGCATTACACATCAGCTGTATCTATTACTATTAGTATTACAATACCATGGCTTGCTATAAACTTAGACATACAGTAGTTCTTCGTACCTATAGCACCATGTATATTCTTCAACTATTTGATAATACATTTGCTATTTGCAGGTTATTCATTCAGCACGGGCAAATGCAACCCACAATCATGGATTAGATCCAGATCGTCTTCTCATTGGTATCTTGCAATTCATTTTGGGTTATTGCTACTATGTTGAACACTACTTACTGTATGTTGTTTCCATTTTAAAGCGGAGGCACATGTTGGAAAGGGATTCTTCAAGAAGAGAATTAATTACCATGCTAGAGGAAAATGTGGGCTTAAAGTGAGACCAGAGTGTAGATTGACTGTGGTAGTACGGGAAATAACCCCAGAAGAAGAGGCTGAGATTGCAAGGCTAAGGGTGAAAAACTTTGTTAAGCTCAGCAAGAGGGAGAGGCGGTTAGTTCCTCACAAGCTTATTGAGACTACTCCAATTTGGGACCGCAAGGGCAAAGCTAAATTGCAAGGTTAATGGCCATGTAGAAGGTGGTGTGGCCTGGcatttttttttcccttaaaCACAACTGTTGCTGAATTATTGTTTGCCCAAAAATTAGGTGACTGAGCATTATATATGAAGGATATTTATTAAGGAAACTTGATGAAAATAAGACGAGTCTGTGTTCATGTACCTCCTACAGAAACTGCTTACGATTAGTGGAGGTAGTCTTAAATTCTTAATCAGATATCATCCTTTAATtgtaaacaaaaacaaaatgtgAAGGGTCCAGAAATCGTAATTTACCTTATGAGTACCTGTAAATTGTAAAGCATGGCACTCgtctcttttaaatcttttataatttaaagcTATATTTAAGGGCACGCATTCTAATTTGAACATTTTAAATAAGATCTCAATGCGTGACACTGGTCTGGTCTCTTTGGATTTGGTTAGTACTGAATAATTACAGTAGATTAAAATCGAAAATCTAAATGGAGGATTTAATCGGATAAtttcaataatattataataatatttaatataccaGTTTAATTTGCTAGgagtatatgatatatattttaagaaaatttcatAATGATTAATCAAATTTAAGAAATCGAAACACTTTGCAAGAGATTAATCTACCAAATCGGAGATTTTTGGAACCATACTTTAAACtaacattttataaattttataactaacTTTGCCTGATAATTACTTTTAGTCCTGTATCtccttttataaatttagaagtCAGTCACTTCTCCCTATCTATTTTAGGAGTCTCTACCCTCTATTTTATCCATtactttttcttattttttagttatatagataaaatataaaatataaagaaaGCATAACGCTAAAATTAAAgtgtgttttataatatttatatcatactTAAGGAGATGTTTTTATAAAAGCCACATTATtcatattttcaacaaaattaacttcaaaACGTATCCGGGAACaaaattctttatttttgttCATAAAAGCGAACTTCTCTATCCTAAACAACTGAAGCCTAGTTAgttaaactactccctccgcccccctGAGTACTATAcattccctccgtccccctgagtagtagtAGTATAcattccctccgtccccctgagtagtatacattggaggatggggacgcggcacgaactttaatgctcccgtaaagtgtagttgtgtaatttatttttaaaattttcttcttctgaattaaagtttggatgttatatttttattcagaaaaagaaaatctcaaaaataagttacagaactatattttataagagcattgaaatgcttGTCGcggttgaaaagaaacgtatacaattaaatgggacagagggagtactgtTTATAAAAGAATCACTAGTACCCCCTTAAAATTGCTCATATTCACATAATCAATCCTCAGAAGATCATTTTCTCAGAGGATTTCCCATGCCGCAGCGATTAggaataaaaaaatgtataggatTCAGATGAGAACTATCAATGCAATAGTAGAAATAATAGCAAAATATTACGACCTTTCATATCATATGACCAAATAATGGCCTGTAAAGATTTGGCGTCGAGCTTTGCAACTTTCTATAGTAACTTTAAACCGAATCCAAGATATTGCTATACAAactatatttaatttcaaaaaacatgGACATGCCAGTCCCCAAGCCTGAGTCCTACTTTTTAACATTCTACCCGATTGTGTCCCGGTCAGATTCTCCTATAGAAAAGAACATAAGCAGCTGAAGTCTTTATTTGTTCCTCGGCTACAGGGGAAACATGGCTGTCGTCAAATTCATACCACTGGTTTTGTCCATGCTGCAAGAATGAACACCACATAATTAAACACTGGCAAATCCAACTATCCGTCTCTCTAAAAACAACAGCtacaaaaaaattagaagtaaAATATATGAGGATGTAGGGTTACAGCAAGCAAGGACCCGTGCTTGACAAGTCAGCATCACTTACTTGGACAAATGCAGTATAATGACCCCCGCTCAGGCTGCCATAGTGGTTAACAATCGCATATAATGAATATCGTTCTGAAACCTCACTAGTTCTGTGAACAATGTAATGTGTGAGATCCAAGTCCTCAACTGGAAAGTCCACAAAAGTTCCCAGCTTACTCTTAGAAAACCTGTTATATGAAAACCGCTTTAGATGAATAACCAAAATCTCTGGCAGTCTCCAAAGATCCAATTTTTTGCTGGCCTGGCGATGCTCCTTGCACTTAGGACAGTacctaattataattttcacaaataattaaaataattccaACAGATATCTGTTCAGTGTGTAGCAAAATCAATAAGGCAAACTATTATGAATTATTGTGCTTACGGTCATAAGTAACAATATCAAGATAGTACAAATACATCATTCTCGTACAACAAGCACGAAAATCTAAAAAGATGGACAATTTGTAACTACTAATCCATCTAAGGTTCTGGAAGATCTAAAATAGTATGTACATACTTAACAGTGCACAAGTGTCTAGCAGTGACAATTTTGCAGAGGAAAACCCCCTTGGTACTATTCAGTGAAAAATTGATGGCTGGTCACCTATTCAGTATTCATTCTGTGTATGCTTATACTGATACCTGCTTTACAACTTTAAATACTTTTCTTTAAGCTGGAAAATTCTATTCCCTCAAACCATTTCTTCAAGGACAACCAGAAATCTTACAAATACTTTATTCATGTAATCCTGTTTAGAAGAACATCCCAGCAAATTATTACTAGGTGAGCAAAAGAAAAGTGGGAATAAACTTACCACATGTCCTCGGGTCCTAAAGGCTCCTCTTTTAAGAACCCGTCCAAGCATTTATAGAGAGAAACAGATTCTTGAGGCCTTTTAGTGAATAATGAAGATTTACATATCTCTGGCAATGAGATCAAGCGAGCTGTGTCATACAAATTCATCATCTTATTTGGCCACGTAACAAGCACTGTATATTTCCTGCAGGATCTTGGGGATGGTAATGGCTCATTCATCTCTATTGGGGTACCCGCTAGTAAACTGTGTTCTTCTACTAAAGAAAAATGGAAATCATCCCTCACATTTAAGTCATCTTCAACTACACTATTGACATCACCATCCTCTACTTCACTATTCACATAGACATTTATCGTAACACTGCTGCCACCATCCTTCGTCCTAGAGTCTTCACTACCACTGGTCTGAGCATCGTCATACTCCACAAAAACATCCTCCACTGACATTAGAAATGGACTAAGTAACTTTAGAAACTGTTCACGGATATCAGATCCTTTAGAAATATCAGACATTCTTGCTAATAAAGGAATGCCGAACTTCTTCCAATTGTCCACATATTTATACCTGATCAAGTAACAATAACCAAAACAGTAAAAATCATTATGTCCGCGAAAAAAAATACTCAACAAATAACCAAAAGATTGGACTTACATTGGCGTATGTTCATACTGATGCATGAACACAACCAAATAAGATGAATCACCACTATCTTTTGGCAACCGATAAGCCACGAGTTGATCAGAATCTCTAAGCAGGTCAATTGAATCAGATGGTTTGTCCAAAAAATGCATAATTTGACTTCCATATACCTGCAAATCACAGAGCCAATCAATAAAGACATGTCCTAGGTACAAGATGACCAATgcaaacataattttttatacatcCACTTCAGATCTGTAGAGCACCGTAATAGTCAACTAGTTTAAGGTAATCAATCACACAAGCCAGTAATATGATCAACATAATCAATCACCCAAGTCAAATCACGTATCTGATCAAATTGGATAATATTTAGAAGATAAATGCCACAGTTCAAATATGAAACCCATACAGCACAACAGAGTATATTATTGCATCTCACGCCGTAATAATTTTGTAAAGTTTTCACAATGTCTCAATTTCAGAATCATATTGCATCTCACGCCGTAATAAACTTCTAAAACTAGAGTGTGCAAGACTGCAAACCTAGTTTTAGCAACTAAGGTCTCTTGTGCTTGGCTTATTCAGCATATAATATATAGGTCTAAATGCTAATGCAGAAATATATGGAAACATGTCAAATAAAGCAAAGACACAACACTACAGCACATCTAAGTAAGGGAACTTATAATTTAATGCTAACAGTTTTAGAGCATATACTCCAGTCATGTATATGAAACAAACTGGGTCGATTTCCATATAAGCTAGACAAGATCAAGCTACACATACCTCTGCCAGCAGTAGTGTTTCATCATCACGTAAAGAGCATGCAACACTAACAGCCTTAACAAGATCCTCACACTTTCCAAACTTAGGTACAGTTACAGTAACTGGGATGGGCATACAACTCCCATCAGTGCTCAGGACTGTCAAAGTCATAGTCCGCATTGTTGTTGAAGGCAGTGGCAACGATACATACATAAAAGGATCAAACGTAATTGACACCTTCTTGCAGATAGGGCAAACTAATTTCGATCGAAATTGGCCCTGCAAAAAGCAAGAAAGTAGACTTATTTAGCATGTCTGATTAAGTTTTATATGCTGCAAATAAGCAAATTGAATTCCTGATAAGCAAACGTGATATGCAATCAGGAATTGTAAATCAAAAGCTGCCCACTAAATAAAGAAAGTGGAAATGGGGATAActaattaaaatgatatattagaTTAAACAAATAACGTCTCATATAGGAAAATGGAACTTGAATCAGACAGAAAGGTTCTCTTAGTAATAGTAAACTAACTTGGCACACATCAACGATGATCGAATCATTACGAGCAAGATGATTCCGCCAGTGTTCATCTGCTACTTCATTGTCAGGAATATTATCTGCATCTTTTACTTCAATATATGGCTTGCATTTGACTCGATTGAGGTCTTCATGCAGTCCATCCAACAAAAAAGCAAGGAACTCCTGTATCAGCGAAGAAGGGTTACATGACAAGGGTATTAGTATACATCTTTCTGCCAAGCAATTAACATGCCCACtaacttttaaataatatatttagcaAACAAAAAACTTTTGACTAATATGCAACTAACTTGAGCATCTTGCTGGTTGTAGCCACTGAATTGAGGTGCAAAAGCGGAAAGTGCGGATTTAAAGATACTTGGAGCCACCGGTCTTGCTCCCGGAGTCCATAGTTTTCTAAACAAATCCCCAGATGCTAAAGCAAGCTTACCCTGAACATTCAAAATAATGTTAGAGTTGGACAGTGCAATACAGAGAAATTTTAAACTATATGTCAAAGCCTAATTATGTGAGGTTCACAGAAACATACATTCATGCCCAAgggattttcaaaatttaaatcttttttaaaatctcCAAGGAAATAATCAACAAACTTTGGGGTATGCACTAAACACTGGACAGCACTGTTCATAAAACACGTATTCCCAAGATTCAACAACCCCGTCAGTCCCATTGCACGAGCTTCTCGATACAGACTATTAGATGGTTGGCAGTCAACTCTTATATCTGCACTAATATTAATGCTTCCATTCATTTTAGGCGAACCAGTCCAAAAGAAATCTTCGCCCTTAAATTGATCTACTACTGTCTCATCCTTCACACGGTGTCTTCCTTTCGTCATATGAGAGAGCccatataattgcaattctagaAGAATCTGCACACAAGTTTTGCTAAATGAGCAAAGAATCACTCTTCCATGACATGTAATGATTCGAAACAAAGAAATCTAACAGATAATATAGCATTCCACTGATGCAGGCAGAATACACATGCTCTATTTAGTATAGCAAAGCATAAATTTTGTGTTTACACGTATTACTCTTGATAGaatttttaactttattttttaatcatataatacatattcCATATCAATTTGGTTCCAGAACTTATCAGAATTGTTTAATATATTCTAATGAACGacaaattaattagtttattcaTCTCAATTTTAACATATAAAACAATTTAAACACGATTCCACACCTATGACATCACATACAGATTGCAGGGCCTCATTACTGTTCTATGGTAAGGATATATGGATTTAATTCTGacaaatcattttatattacataACAGTTCAACATAATTTAACTCACACTAATTTGTTCCtacagaacaaaaaaaaaaacaaattaaatatttacccCTTCATTCTGTAGAGCTGAATCTGGTATATTTCTGTCATTTACGCTGAACTGAGTTATCTGTCCTGAGAAGTCCCGTATGCGAAactgtaaaatataaatcaaatgaACAACTTTTGCCTCAAAAGCATAACAATTCAACATCGGTACCAATTGTGAGGTTCTTGTCTCACCTGGCCATCATCGTCAACACAGAAAATATTGCATGCTCTTTCAAACGTGCCAGCTTCATTCTCCTGCAAAGTGCAAATTGATCGTCAGATAAAAGTGAATAAAAGAAATAACTTGTACACAGAGATAAGAGTAAATTATTTCCTATAAGCTGACAGAACTCTGATTCTTTTAAGAAGATTTGATATAATATCTCAGTCACCTGGAATAAATGAACAGCATGCAACAGAAAACAAATTGATACCCATCCTTTGGTTGCTCATAGAATT of the Daucus carota subsp. sativus chromosome 4, DH1 v3.0, whole genome shotgun sequence genome contains:
- the LOC108219089 gene encoding ubiquitin carboxyl-terminal hydrolase 8, which encodes MNRRLNRFIKTLIFSLFHSLSLLKALLSENLIQSLSLHSMLFDYDNEYDDGFSTPLATPFTLPNDEPQLYLVNDRWWNEARGAVLSSDITGVSYLTTSMFSKVDDFWEVNEHSSEISMKMMREETEGGGEGVLCEYALLLDWMFLRALKWHNDLNKGETILSAQDTMQDPFSLKIRYFLGKMNILDAKISRKENEAGTFERACNIFCVDDDGQFRIRDFSGQITQFSVNDRNIPDSALQNEGILLELQLYGLSHMTKGRHRVKDETVVDQFKGEDFFWTGSPKMNGSINISADIRVDCQPSNSLYREARAMGLTGLLNLGNTCFMNSAVQCLVHTPKFVDYFLGDFKKDLNFENPLGMNGKLALASGDLFRKLWTPGARPVAPSIFKSALSAFAPQFSGYNQQDAQEFLAFLLDGLHEDLNRVKCKPYIEVKDADNIPDNEVADEHWRNHLARNDSIIVDVCQGQFRSKLVCPICKKVSITFDPFMYVSLPLPSTTMRTMTLTVLSTDGSCMPIPVTVTVPKFGKCEDLVKAVSVACSLRDDETLLLAEVYGSQIMHFLDKPSDSIDLLRDSDQLVAYRLPKDSGDSSYLVVFMHQYEHTPMYKYVDNWKKFGIPLLARMSDISKGSDIREQFLKLLSPFLMSVEDVFVEYDDAQTSGSEDSRTKDGGSSVTINVYVNSEVEDGDVNSVVEDDLNVRDDFHFSLVEEHSLLAGTPIEMNEPLPSPRSCRKYTVLVTWPNKMMNLYDTARLISLPEICKSSLFTKRPQESVSLYKCLDGFLKEEPLGPEDMWYCPKCKEHRQASKKLDLWRLPEILVIHLKRFSYNRFSKSKLGTFVDFPVEDLDLTHYIVHRTSEVSERYSLYAIVNHYGSLSGGHYTAFVQHGQNQWYEFDDSHVSPVAEEQIKTSAAYVLFYRRI
- the LOC108215790 gene encoding uncharacterized protein LOC108215790, translated to MVGWHRHLQSIIRQVGKRVEHNCNASVNTAFYHSKSSLIYGDLPCLHSLQGPSSATYSRPLYNCFQHMGFTSSRILLANSSDETPIPSPLTPQLALTSGKSESQEVATTKPSKVQAVLKNIKQSPKKVNLVAALVRGMRVEDALLQLQVTVKRASKTVYQVIHSARANATHNHGLDPDRLLIAEAHVGKGFFKKRINYHARGKCGLKVRPECRLTVVVREITPEEEAEIARLRVKNFVKLSKRERRLVPHKLIETTPIWDRKGKAKLQG